A part of Rhodamnia argentea isolate NSW1041297 chromosome 8, ASM2092103v1, whole genome shotgun sequence genomic DNA contains:
- the LOC115736682 gene encoding tRNA-splicing endonuclease subunit Sen2-1-like — MGPRWKGKGAEARALADPMSEIVSRLKSSLIESNAHGLLSGCSVLLAAEAVQSDLLNRACFGRPVVTAEKDEQWFQLSMEEAFYLCFTLKCLSIHGGDNCRKTDEELWKYMTEKKSTFPEFFKAYAHLRMKNWVVRSGSQYGVEYVAYRHHPSLVHSEYAVLISTEGDGGENGRLRVWSDVHCTVRLCGSVAKALLVLYIGKCGKGDTSPSCVTLYSVEERVVARWSPKDCREDQSDRP; from the coding sequence ATGGGGCCGAGATGGAAAGGAAAGGGTGCAGAGGCCAGAGCACTAGCCGATCCAATGTCCGAGATTGTGTCGCGGCTCAAGTCATCTTTAATTGAGTCAAATGCTCATGGTTTGCTATCAGGTTGCTCTGTTCTTCTTGCGGCAGAGGCAGTGCAAAGTGATCTTCTAAACCGGGCATGTTTTGGCCGACCGGTAGTCACAGCTGAGAAGGACGAGCAATGGTTTCAATTGAGTATGGAGGAAGCGTTTTACCTTTGCTTTACCCTCAAATGCCTCAGCATTCACGGTGGAGATAATTGCCGAAAGACTGATGAGGAGTTATGGAAATACATGACGGAAAAGAAATCTACGTTCCCCGAATTTTTCAAAGCTTATGCTCATCTTCGGATGAAAAATTGGGTAGTGAGGTCGGGATCGCAGTACGGCGTAGAATATGTTGCGTACCGGCACCATCCGTCTCTTGTCCATTCTGAATATGCCGTGCTCATTTCCACAGAAGGGGATGGTGGCGAGAATGGGCGATTGAGGGTATGGTCAGATGTTCATTGCACGGTCCGTCTTTGCGGGAGCGTAGCGAAAGCGCTATTGGTGCTTTACATCGGCAAGTGCGGCAAAGGCGACACTTCTCCTTCGTGCGTGACTCTGTACTCTGTGGAAGAGCGAGTCGTAGCAAGATGGAGTCCGAAAGATTGCCGCGAAGATCAGTCTGATCGCCCTTAA
- the LOC115736684 gene encoding uncharacterized protein LOC115736684 — MKDLSFFLLKNYFGAKMKKGVGTFCHGDSSTSILSQSRTDHAAAAAKEHLIIGSPTLIGGESSPNGHTLEEMILQLELEEEIARRAKLDGYCGGVPQRRMSCVNNSDILRCARNALNQYPRFSLDGKDAMYRSSFRNSECPERKLMARRSVCCERDLRGGPHDRSRNDAKYDRPSLLPPILAGERVVWCKPGVVAKLMGLEAMPVPVRRKASREKSSFMRREQARRGEERQIGTDLKHDRDEICRRMRGGSSSKASEYCVMKPITVEPLDVRSGDSAAGWPMRRYS; from the coding sequence ATGAAGGatctctccttcttcctcctcaagaACTACTTTGGCGCCAAGATGAAGAAAGGCGTGGGGACCTTCTGCCACGGCGACTCCTCCACCTCGATCCTCAGCCAAAGCAGGACCGACCACGCCGCTGCTGCTGCCAAGGAGCACTTGATCATCGGTTCCCCCACTCTGATCGGCGGAGAGTCGTCTCCCAACGGGCACACGCTGGAGGAGATGATACTGCAGCTAGAGCTGGAGGAAGAGATTGCCCGGAGGGCGAAGCTGGACGGTTACTGCGGCGGGGTGCCGCAGAGGAGGATGTCCTGCGTGAACAACTCCGACATCTTGCGATGCGCCAGGAATGCACTGAACCAGTACCCGCGATTCTCCCTCGATGGGAAGGACGCCATGTACCGGTCCTCATTCCGGAACTCGGAGTGCCCCGAGAGGAAATTGATGGCCAGAAGATCAGTCTGCTGCGAGCGGGACCTCAGAGGCGGGCCACATGACAGGTCCCGGAACGATGCCAAGTACGATAGACCAAGCCTCTTGCCGCCAATCCTGGCAGGAGAGAGGGTGGTCTGGTGCAAGCCAGGGGTGGTGGCCAAGCTGATGGGCCTAGAGGCCATGCCAGTGCCAGTGAGAAGGAAAGCGAGTAGAGAGAAGTCGAGCTTCATGAGGAGGGAACAAGCGAGAAGGGGAGAAGAGAGACAGATTGGTACGGACCTAAAGCACGATCGCGATGAAATTTGCAGAAGGATGAGAGGTGGTTCATCCTCTAAGGCGTCCGAGTATTGCGTGATGAAGCCGATCACAGTGGAGCCACTGGATGTTCGCAGTGGCGATTCCGCCGCGGGTTGGCCAATGAGACGTTATAGTTAA